The Brachyhypopomus gauderio isolate BG-103 unplaced genomic scaffold, BGAUD_0.2 sc88, whole genome shotgun sequence genome includes a region encoding these proteins:
- the spsb1 gene encoding SPRY domain-containing SOCS box protein 1 — protein MGQKVPGGIKTVDMRDPAFRPLKLGLQALDYTKPARLDMLLDTPAVSSDVQVQHSWNNDDRSLNIFVKEDNKLIFHRHPVAQSTDAIRGRVGYTRGLHVWEISWAMRQRGTHAVVGVAHGEAPLHSVGYTALVGNNGESWGWDLGRNKLYHDGKNQPGQTYPAFLEPDETFIVPDSFLVVLDMDEGTLSFIVDGQYLGVAFRGLKGRKLYPVVSAVWGHCEIRIRYINGLDPEPLPLMDLCRRSVRLALGRERLSEIHGLPLPASLKNYLLYQ, from the exons ATGGGGCAGAAGGTTCCGGGAGGTATTAAGACGGTGGACATGCGGGACCCTGCGTTTCGGCCCCTCAAACTGGGGCTGCAGGCCCTCGATTACACCAAGCCGGCTCGGCTGGACATGCTGCTGGACACACCTGCCGTGTCGTCGGACGTGCAGGTGCAACACTCGTGGAACAACGACGACCGCTCGCTTAACATCTTCGTCAAGGAGGACAACAAGCTCATCTTCCACCGGCACCCAGTGGCGCAGAGCACGGACGCCATCCGGGGCCGCGTGGGCTACACGCGTGGACTGCACGTGTGGGAGATTAGCTGGGCCATGAGACAGCGCGGCACGCACGCCGTGGTGGGTGTGGCCCACGGTGAGGCGCCCCTGCACTCGGTGGGCTACACCGCGCTGGTGGGCAACAATGGGGAGTCCTGGGGCTGGGATCTGGGCCGCAACAAACTCTACCACGACGGCAAGAACCAGCCCGGCCAGACGTACCCCGCCTTCCTGGAGCCGGACGAGACTTTCATCGTCCCCGACTCGTTCCTGGTTGTGCTGGACATGGATGAGGGGACATTGAGTTTCATAGTGGACGGACAGTATCTGGGTGTAGCTTTTCGGGGACTGAAAGGCAGGAAGCTGTATCCTGTAGTAAGTGCAGTATGGGGCCACTGCGAAATAAGAATCCGGTACATCAATGGACTTGATC CTGAGCCCTTGCCACTCATGGACCTGTGTAGGCGTTCTGTGCGTCTAGCCCTAGGCCGAGAACGCCTGAGTGAAATTCATGGACTCCCCCTTCCTGCTTCCCTGAAGAACTACCTGCTCTACCAATGA